Proteins encoded in a region of the Tautonia rosea genome:
- a CDS encoding efflux RND transporter permease subunit, whose product MSGIIQWVVRNGPAVNTIMVAAILVGVLSLLGLKKELFPEFQLEIVTITVPYPGASPAEVEEGICQKIEEAIRAVDGIKKITSTAAEGVGTVVAEMYGNIRDPQRVLNEIRSEVDQIPSFPLLAEDPDVKLLAFRQPAIRVALFGGAPMPEGLDAEGQRAWRLREDLQLRDLAERIRTELLDLPSVSLVEMLAVRDYQIDVEIPEETLRRHNLSLQQVGLVIRQENIELPAGEIRSPSSEFLVRGKNKRLTGDEIAELPLLSRTDGAVLRVKDLGTVHDGFTDTAQRSWMRFPSPLADPDVAPAFEGEQPSIVMMVQKTRTEDLIEVVTDVRKYVADLTLPSGYRAEVFDDQSILVSERLDTLTSNALQGLALVFIVLALFLEIRLALWVALGIPVSIGFAFIVMAGTGVTLNMISTFAFLMALGIVVDDAIVVGENIYRHREMGKSPVRSAIDGTIEVSGPVMASVTTTIFAFMPMFFVAGVLGKVIFIMPIVVCSMLLGSLGESLLILPNHLSHRRAPILGVIGRVVVWLLTPLFAWIWLVRAFRSRRAETRAMRLENPVISAYHGVRSSVDRALKWVIERTYEPSLRFFLRFPVVFLSAMLAILVGSFGLVASGKVPFVVFPDFDSNYITATVTYPAGTPASVVDEATQRMAEEIERLHTEIAEESGQPPIRAISRSIGYVETGGGGPGASMSSSGSNMGMVFAEMVGGEERPISSFELVNRWRDASLKRVHGFDEAKFSAGNTGPGGKPIEFQLVGEDMDALETLAERCKERLGTYEGVFDIADNSKPGKPEIQLRVKPSAEALGIDTNALALTVRSAFYGEEVMRLQRGRHEVKLMVRNPPEQRESLANLREIRIRTPEAGEVPLDELASVTVERGYSAINRIDQQRSITVTADLDSAVANAREITQDLQQTFIPELLELFPGVTVRWEGQEQETQESFGSLVVGFVIALFAMFVLLTTQFRSYLQPVFILMIVPFGLVGAIWGHLLMGLPLTLFSFFGLVALSGVIINDSIVLIDFINNNVAAGKPIRVALREAGKDRFRPVLLTSLTTVAALLPLLTEKSLQVQVLIPMATSLAFGLAFGTMVVLMLVPCLYAIYADVLDWLGHSISEDHHLEDEIPLSVDLDDEASHTPSQRSGAAPAREPVHASPDDPTRAPGA is encoded by the coding sequence GTGAGTGGGATCATTCAATGGGTCGTCCGAAACGGGCCGGCCGTCAACACGATCATGGTGGCCGCCATCCTGGTGGGGGTGCTGTCGCTCCTGGGCCTGAAGAAAGAGCTGTTCCCCGAATTCCAGTTGGAGATCGTGACCATCACGGTCCCCTACCCCGGCGCGAGTCCGGCCGAGGTTGAAGAGGGGATTTGCCAGAAGATCGAGGAAGCGATCCGGGCGGTCGACGGCATCAAGAAGATCACCTCCACCGCCGCCGAGGGCGTGGGGACGGTGGTTGCTGAGATGTACGGCAACATCCGTGATCCCCAGCGGGTCTTGAACGAGATCCGCTCGGAGGTGGACCAGATCCCCAGCTTCCCGCTCCTGGCCGAGGACCCGGACGTCAAGCTGCTGGCCTTCCGCCAGCCGGCGATCCGGGTCGCCCTGTTCGGCGGAGCGCCGATGCCCGAAGGACTCGACGCCGAGGGGCAGCGTGCCTGGCGGCTTCGAGAGGATCTTCAACTTCGCGATCTTGCCGAGCGGATCCGAACCGAGCTGCTCGACCTGCCGTCGGTCTCGCTGGTCGAGATGCTTGCGGTCCGCGATTATCAGATCGACGTTGAAATCCCTGAAGAAACCTTGAGGCGGCACAACCTGTCGCTTCAGCAGGTCGGCCTGGTCATTCGCCAGGAAAATATCGAGTTGCCGGCTGGGGAAATCCGGTCCCCGTCGTCCGAATTCCTCGTCCGGGGCAAGAACAAGCGGTTGACGGGCGACGAGATCGCCGAGCTTCCCCTTCTGAGCCGAACCGATGGCGCCGTCTTGCGGGTCAAGGATCTGGGGACCGTGCACGACGGCTTCACCGATACGGCTCAGCGAAGCTGGATGCGGTTCCCCTCCCCCCTGGCCGACCCGGATGTGGCACCGGCCTTCGAGGGAGAGCAGCCGTCGATCGTGATGATGGTCCAGAAGACCCGCACCGAGGACCTGATCGAGGTCGTCACCGACGTTCGCAAGTATGTGGCCGATCTGACGCTTCCCTCGGGCTACCGGGCCGAGGTCTTCGACGATCAGTCGATTCTCGTCTCGGAGCGTCTGGATACCCTGACGAGCAATGCCCTGCAAGGGCTGGCCCTGGTCTTCATTGTGCTGGCCCTGTTCCTGGAGATTCGCCTGGCCCTCTGGGTGGCGCTCGGGATTCCGGTGTCGATCGGCTTCGCCTTCATCGTCATGGCCGGAACCGGCGTGACGCTGAACATGATCTCGACCTTCGCGTTCCTCATGGCGCTGGGGATCGTGGTCGACGATGCCATCGTGGTGGGTGAAAACATCTACCGCCATCGCGAGATGGGCAAGTCTCCGGTCCGATCGGCCATCGACGGCACCATTGAGGTCTCGGGTCCGGTCATGGCCTCGGTGACGACGACGATCTTTGCCTTCATGCCCATGTTTTTCGTGGCGGGGGTGCTGGGCAAGGTGATCTTCATCATGCCGATCGTCGTCTGCTCGATGCTGCTGGGATCGTTGGGTGAGAGCTTGTTGATCTTGCCGAATCACCTTTCGCACCGTCGGGCGCCGATTCTGGGAGTCATCGGCCGGGTGGTCGTCTGGCTCTTGACTCCGCTCTTTGCCTGGATCTGGCTGGTGCGGGCCTTCCGCAGTCGGCGGGCCGAAACGCGAGCGATGCGGCTGGAAAACCCGGTAATCTCGGCCTATCACGGGGTGCGGTCGTCCGTCGATCGGGCCTTGAAGTGGGTGATCGAACGCACGTATGAGCCGTCGTTGCGGTTCTTCCTCCGCTTTCCGGTCGTGTTCCTCTCGGCAATGCTGGCGATCCTGGTTGGCTCGTTCGGCCTGGTGGCGAGTGGCAAGGTGCCGTTCGTGGTCTTCCCGGATTTCGATTCGAACTACATCACGGCCACGGTGACCTACCCGGCCGGAACCCCGGCGAGCGTGGTGGACGAGGCGACCCAACGCATGGCCGAGGAGATCGAGCGGCTTCATACCGAGATCGCCGAGGAATCCGGCCAGCCACCGATCCGCGCCATCAGTCGATCGATCGGCTATGTGGAGACCGGAGGAGGAGGACCAGGAGCCTCGATGTCGAGCAGTGGCTCGAACATGGGCATGGTCTTCGCCGAGATGGTCGGCGGTGAGGAACGGCCGATCAGCAGCTTCGAGTTGGTCAACCGCTGGCGAGACGCCTCGCTGAAGCGGGTCCACGGCTTCGACGAGGCCAAGTTCAGCGCCGGCAACACCGGCCCCGGAGGCAAGCCGATCGAGTTCCAGCTCGTAGGCGAGGACATGGACGCCCTCGAAACCCTGGCCGAACGCTGCAAGGAACGCCTGGGGACGTATGAAGGTGTGTTTGACATTGCCGACAACAGTAAGCCGGGGAAGCCGGAGATCCAGCTCCGGGTGAAGCCCTCGGCCGAGGCCCTGGGGATCGACACGAACGCCCTGGCCCTGACGGTTCGATCGGCCTTCTACGGCGAGGAGGTGATGCGGCTGCAACGTGGTCGGCACGAGGTGAAGCTGATGGTCCGGAACCCCCCGGAGCAGCGCGAAAGCCTGGCCAACCTGAGGGAGATTCGGATCCGGACCCCCGAGGCGGGCGAGGTTCCGCTGGACGAACTGGCCTCGGTGACGGTTGAGCGGGGCTACTCGGCAATCAACCGGATCGATCAGCAACGGTCGATCACCGTGACGGCCGACCTCGACTCGGCCGTGGCCAACGCCCGGGAGATTACCCAGGATCTTCAACAAACGTTCATTCCTGAGCTTTTGGAACTGTTCCCCGGTGTCACGGTTCGGTGGGAAGGACAGGAGCAGGAGACGCAGGAGTCGTTTGGCAGCCTGGTGGTGGGCTTCGTGATCGCCCTGTTCGCCATGTTCGTGCTCTTGACCACGCAGTTTCGGTCGTATCTGCAACCGGTTTTCATTCTCATGATTGTTCCCTTCGGTCTGGTTGGGGCAATCTGGGGCCACCTCTTGATGGGCCTGCCGCTGACCCTGTTCAGCTTCTTCGGGCTGGTGGCACTCTCGGGCGTGATCATCAACGACTCGATTGTGTTGATCGACTTCATCAACAACAACGTGGCCGCGGGCAAGCCGATTCGGGTGGCCCTGCGCGAGGCGGGCAAGGACCGGTTCCGCCCGGTCTTGCTGACCAGCCTTACGACGGTGGCGGCATTGCTGCCGCTGTTGACCGAGAAAAGCTTGCAAGTTCAAGTGTTGATCCCCATGGCGACAAGTCTGGCGTTTGGGCTGGCCTTCGGTACGATGGTGGTCCTGATGCTGGTCCCCTGCCTGTACGCGATCTATGCGGATGTGCTTGACTGGCTTGGCCATTCGATCAGCGAGGATCACCACCTGGAGGACGAGATTCCCCTGTCGGTGGACCTGGACGACGAGGCCAGCCATACGCCGTCGCAACGGTCGGGGGCGGCCCCGGCCCGAGAGCCGGTGCACGCCTCGCCCGACGATCCAACCCGCGCTCCGGGGGCCTGA
- a CDS encoding YbeD family protein, translated as MSSNNIPSADLLESVHPFPGSYQIRAIGSSDEDFPARVVAAVQEELAGPGELDHSVRFTKGGRHVSVTLDITVQSADQVRAIYARLHEVSGLRLLF; from the coding sequence ATGTCTTCGAACAATATCCCGTCTGCTGATCTGCTGGAGTCGGTGCATCCGTTTCCGGGAAGCTACCAGATTCGGGCGATCGGATCGTCCGACGAGGATTTCCCGGCGCGGGTGGTGGCCGCAGTGCAGGAGGAACTGGCCGGCCCGGGAGAGCTCGATCATTCGGTCCGGTTCACCAAGGGGGGGCGGCACGTCTCGGTCACGCTGGACATCACGGTCCAGTCGGCCGATCAGGTGCGGGCGATCTATGCCAGGCTGCATGAGGTTTCGGGCCTCCGGCTTCTGTTCTGA
- a CDS encoding arsenate reductase/protein-tyrosine-phosphatase family protein: MSDPNPSPELIELFRADDPRDVVHRAVASLARGGVIALPTETGYALAASALKPEAVARVAAAMQRLAEHDPEATGEVWLCVRGPGELTDWATEAPVEARRVASRAWPGPVVLRLADGVSSGLADRLPEGARTALVGSDATIALCCPEHAFVEHLTRLLAGPLVLGQPIGPQGETVRAVAGLLEPKGADLLIDDGAIDDPDGLSILAFKAGQMTVVRHGLLDDRTLGRLASTIILFVCTGNTCRSPMAEALFKAMLADRLGCHPEDLEAHGWLILSAGLSAMQGAPAAANAVEVVRKFGGSLEGHASRMLVPELVRAADRILVMTRSHLRILLEHAPEAADRTALLDPDGYDIDDPVGSDLSTYRSTAEAIRTHLAIWLDELIPPGAGQTPPEDIRDR; encoded by the coding sequence ATGAGCGATCCGAACCCGTCGCCTGAACTCATCGAGCTGTTTCGAGCGGATGATCCGAGGGACGTTGTCCATCGAGCCGTGGCCTCCCTGGCGAGGGGCGGGGTGATCGCCCTCCCGACCGAGACCGGATATGCCCTGGCCGCCTCGGCCCTGAAGCCGGAGGCGGTCGCTCGGGTCGCCGCGGCCATGCAACGGCTCGCCGAGCACGATCCCGAGGCTACCGGGGAGGTCTGGCTCTGCGTCCGAGGTCCCGGAGAGCTGACCGACTGGGCCACGGAAGCGCCGGTCGAGGCCCGCCGGGTCGCCTCGCGGGCCTGGCCGGGGCCGGTGGTGCTCCGACTGGCCGACGGGGTGAGCAGCGGTCTGGCCGATCGCCTTCCTGAAGGTGCTCGAACCGCACTGGTCGGCTCCGACGCAACCATCGCCTTATGCTGCCCGGAGCATGCGTTTGTGGAGCATCTGACCCGATTGCTGGCCGGGCCTCTGGTGCTGGGGCAGCCGATCGGCCCGCAGGGGGAAACGGTCCGGGCGGTCGCGGGGCTGCTGGAGCCGAAAGGGGCCGATCTGCTCATCGACGACGGGGCGATCGACGATCCGGACGGCCTGTCGATCCTGGCCTTCAAGGCGGGGCAGATGACCGTCGTCCGGCATGGCCTGCTCGACGATCGCACCCTGGGGAGGCTGGCGAGTACCATCATTCTGTTCGTCTGCACCGGCAACACCTGCCGGAGTCCAATGGCGGAGGCCCTGTTCAAGGCGATGCTGGCCGATCGGCTCGGGTGCCATCCCGAGGACCTGGAGGCGCACGGCTGGCTGATCCTCTCGGCCGGGCTGTCGGCCATGCAGGGGGCTCCCGCGGCGGCCAACGCGGTCGAGGTCGTCCGGAAGTTTGGCGGATCGCTCGAAGGGCACGCCAGCCGGATGCTCGTGCCCGAGCTGGTCCGGGCGGCCGATCGGATTCTGGTCATGACCCGGTCGCATCTCCGGATTCTGCTTGAACATGCGCCCGAGGCTGCCGACCGCACGGCCCTGCTCGACCCGGACGGGTACGACATTGATGACCCGGTCGGCTCGGACCTGTCCACCTATCGGTCCACCGCCGAGGCGATCCGGACGCATCTGGCCATCTGGCTCGACGAACTGATCCCTCCCGGAGCCGGGCAAACTCCACCGGAAGACATTCGGGATCGCTGA
- a CDS encoding efflux RND transporter periplasmic adaptor subunit, whose protein sequence is MMAKLFRNVLLPALLLGGGVGVFAGLVASKEPPQRVERGRELPRVEVVPTTDASNEGLGIEVNGTIIPKREITLSAEVQGRVVERTEACWAGRSVKAGDLLLRLDPRPLEIQRASFEAELAQVAADLEQLDIEIENTEELVTLAEQEVELRRREQIRVEQLIARSASSASERDAADAQMLTARQNLQRLQNDRRTYSSRRARLEAQMRRIEAQLDQVAYDLERATITAPIDGRIVEVRVERDAYARPGEVLVTIEDSATMEVRCSLRLEDLFWLAGGDDPMTLANDDPYAIPRARAIVSRTLAGRSTDWAGVLSRFEGGGIDERTRTVPCRVEVPNPAGLRRGMFVSVTLFGTETRVPLLSIPRAAFRPNNEIWLVNDGRLEIRRVDPVRVLDEVVVIRGDGPGDPIPVGAPLVISPLDSPVAGMEVAIVDPSAPSVPDETVASTSAARPR, encoded by the coding sequence ATGATGGCCAAGCTCTTCCGCAACGTGCTGCTGCCGGCCCTGCTCCTGGGTGGCGGGGTCGGTGTCTTTGCCGGCCTGGTTGCCTCCAAGGAGCCTCCCCAGCGCGTTGAACGCGGTCGGGAGCTGCCTCGGGTCGAGGTCGTTCCGACCACCGATGCTTCGAATGAAGGCCTCGGCATCGAGGTCAACGGCACGATCATCCCGAAGCGCGAGATCACCCTTTCGGCCGAGGTCCAGGGAAGGGTCGTCGAGCGCACCGAGGCCTGCTGGGCCGGACGATCGGTCAAGGCCGGCGACTTGCTCCTGCGGCTCGACCCCCGGCCGCTCGAAATCCAGCGCGCCTCGTTCGAGGCCGAGCTGGCCCAGGTGGCCGCCGACCTTGAACAGCTCGACATCGAAATCGAGAACACCGAGGAACTGGTCACCCTGGCCGAGCAGGAAGTCGAGCTTCGGCGTCGTGAGCAGATCCGGGTCGAGCAGTTGATCGCCCGCAGCGCCTCGTCGGCCTCCGAGCGTGATGCGGCCGATGCCCAGATGCTCACCGCCCGCCAGAATTTGCAGCGGTTGCAAAACGATCGCCGCACCTATTCCAGCCGACGAGCCCGCCTGGAAGCCCAGATGCGTCGGATCGAGGCCCAGCTCGACCAGGTTGCCTACGACCTGGAACGAGCCACGATCACCGCTCCCATCGACGGACGAATCGTCGAGGTCCGCGTCGAACGTGATGCCTACGCCCGGCCGGGCGAGGTCCTGGTCACGATTGAGGACAGTGCCACGATGGAGGTCCGTTGCAGCCTTCGCCTGGAAGACCTGTTCTGGCTGGCTGGCGGCGACGATCCGATGACCCTGGCCAACGACGACCCGTACGCCATCCCCCGAGCCCGAGCGATCGTCTCTCGGACCCTGGCCGGCCGCTCGACCGACTGGGCCGGGGTGCTCTCTCGGTTCGAAGGGGGTGGCATCGACGAACGAACCCGCACCGTTCCGTGTCGGGTCGAGGTCCCGAACCCGGCCGGCCTGAGGCGCGGCATGTTCGTCTCCGTCACGCTGTTTGGCACCGAAACGCGGGTGCCCTTGCTCTCGATCCCCCGGGCTGCCTTCCGGCCAAACAATGAGATCTGGCTTGTGAACGACGGCCGACTGGAGATCCGACGGGTGGATCCGGTCCGGGTCCTGGACGAGGTGGTCGTGATCCGAGGAGACGGCCCCGGCGACCCGATTCCGGTCGGTGCCCCGCTGGTGATCTCTCCGCTCGATTCCCCCGTCGCAGGCATGGAGGTGGCCATCGTCGATCCTTCGGCCCCCAGCGTCCCCGACGAGACCGTCGCCTCGACTTCGGCTGCTCGACCACGATAA
- a CDS encoding MGMT family protein: MPRSPAFMRIKNDVLAIVGSIPEGRVTTFAAIGRHLDVMARHVAYILATLTDDEQDAIPWYRVLADGGTISKTRFETRGREQLDRLRAEGLRFGPRHKVEGFDRLFWSPKD; this comes from the coding sequence ATGCCGCGATCCCCCGCGTTCATGCGGATCAAGAACGACGTGCTTGCGATTGTCGGGTCGATTCCGGAGGGTCGGGTCACGACTTTCGCGGCCATCGGCCGGCATCTCGACGTCATGGCAAGGCACGTCGCCTACATCCTCGCCACCCTCACCGACGACGAGCAGGACGCCATCCCCTGGTATCGCGTCCTGGCCGACGGCGGAACCATCAGCAAAACCCGATTTGAGACAAGGGGACGCGAGCAGCTCGATCGCCTCCGCGCCGAGGGCCTTCGGTTCGGTCCAAGGCACAAGGTCGAGGGATTCGACCGCCTCTTCTGGTCTCCCAAAGACTGA
- a CDS encoding MarR family winged helix-turn-helix transcriptional regulator, which yields MNDRTEELGTTEERLALDPRQTSARERYGFLLAMAAHRLRSRFEEELEPMGVQLKHVQVLAMIYHFGPVAQQRLGESICIDRTSMVGLLDEMERRDLVQRQPDPVDRRAHRIHLTESGQDLFRRANDTVEGVENEVLAPLSEQERLQLKSMLQRIIDPGAWSGFEHINIKVSGRAGEATGRSEALPSGSEGRSR from the coding sequence ATGAACGATCGGACCGAGGAACTGGGCACGACTGAGGAGCGACTCGCTCTCGATCCGCGGCAAACATCGGCCCGGGAGCGATACGGCTTCTTGCTGGCGATGGCTGCCCACCGGCTCCGATCGCGGTTCGAGGAGGAGCTGGAGCCCATGGGCGTGCAGCTCAAGCACGTCCAGGTCCTCGCCATGATCTACCACTTCGGCCCGGTGGCCCAGCAGCGGCTGGGAGAGTCGATCTGTATCGATCGCACCTCGATGGTCGGATTGCTGGATGAAATGGAGCGTCGGGATCTGGTCCAGCGCCAGCCCGATCCGGTCGACCGACGGGCCCACCGCATCCACCTCACGGAATCGGGCCAGGATCTGTTCCGACGGGCGAATGACACCGTGGAAGGCGTGGAAAACGAGGTTCTGGCACCGCTCTCCGAACAGGAGAGATTGCAGCTCAAATCCATGCTCCAACGCATTATCGATCCGGGCGCGTGGTCCGGCTTCGAGCACATTAATATCAAGGTCAGCGGCCGGGCTGGCGAGGCGACGGGCCGATCCGAAGCCTTGCCGAGCGGCAGCGAAGGACGATCTCGATGA
- a CDS encoding IS4 family transposase, which translates to MWSEHELRSVRLGDRRLNRRLAILVEALAARPEASVPQATGSWAAAKAAYRFWDNDRVSPEAILAAHRDSVRDRLPEIGPILAIQDTTALDWTTHPATSGLGYLANRRKVGLLAHSVLAADLDGVPLGLLHQHVWARAPEGLGHRALRNKLPTKAKETQRWIEALSATEAALPPGTLVVTVADREADFYDLFATPRRDGSHLLIRAKPRRRVRHAEKLLDRALRTEPARGSFDVEIRRGPGRPARVASLTARFAAVSLAPPLTRRIGERLADLRVTAILAEEESPPGGEEPIRWWLLTTLPVTTLAEAQRMVLWYSRRWLIERYHSVLKSGCQVERLQLEDASRLRRALATYAVVAWRLLWLTCRARQAPEDACDTVIAEASWQVLHRAVERSEPPERAPGLRVAVRQLARLGGFLGRARDGEPGVTTLWRGLRRLDDLTLGWNLAEQASRASPPTCG; encoded by the coding sequence ATGTGGTCCGAACACGAACTCCGCTCCGTCCGCCTTGGTGATCGTCGTCTCAATCGTCGCCTTGCGATCCTCGTCGAGGCTCTCGCCGCGAGGCCGGAGGCCAGCGTCCCTCAGGCCACCGGCTCCTGGGCCGCCGCCAAGGCCGCTTACCGTTTCTGGGACAATGACCGGGTCTCCCCCGAGGCGATCTTGGCCGCTCATCGCGACAGCGTCCGCGACCGCCTGCCCGAGATCGGCCCGATCCTGGCCATCCAGGACACCACCGCACTGGACTGGACAACCCACCCCGCGACCTCCGGATTGGGTTATCTGGCGAACCGCCGCAAGGTCGGGCTGCTTGCCCACTCCGTCTTGGCTGCCGACCTCGACGGCGTCCCCCTCGGCCTGCTGCATCAACATGTCTGGGCAAGAGCCCCCGAGGGATTGGGGCATCGCGCGTTGCGCAACAAGTTGCCGACCAAGGCGAAGGAGACCCAGCGATGGATCGAGGCCTTGAGTGCCACCGAAGCCGCACTGCCCCCGGGGACGCTCGTGGTGACGGTGGCCGATCGCGAGGCCGACTTCTATGACCTCTTCGCCACCCCGCGGCGTGACGGCTCCCATCTGCTGATCCGCGCCAAGCCGCGTCGCCGCGTCCGGCATGCCGAGAAGCTGCTCGACCGGGCCTTACGGACCGAGCCCGCCCGGGGGTCGTTCGATGTCGAGATCCGTCGCGGTCCCGGCCGCCCGGCGCGGGTCGCGAGCCTGACCGCACGCTTCGCGGCGGTGTCCCTGGCGCCGCCCTTGACTCGCCGCATCGGCGAACGCCTCGCCGATCTCCGCGTGACGGCGATCCTGGCCGAGGAGGAGTCCCCTCCGGGGGGCGAGGAGCCAATCCGGTGGTGGCTGCTGACGACCCTGCCGGTCACGACCTTGGCGGAGGCCCAAAGGATGGTGCTCTGGTACTCACGACGCTGGCTCATCGAGCGTTATCACTCCGTGCTCAAGAGCGGTTGTCAGGTGGAGCGACTCCAGTTGGAGGATGCGTCTCGCCTACGTCGCGCTCTGGCTACCTATGCCGTGGTCGCCTGGCGGCTTTTATGGCTGACATGCCGGGCCCGACAAGCTCCCGAGGACGCCTGTGACACGGTGATCGCCGAAGCGTCGTGGCAGGTCTTGCACCGGGCGGTCGAGCGATCCGAACCGCCGGAAAGGGCTCCCGGATTGAGAGTAGCCGTTCGCCAATTGGCCCGGCTGGGAGGCTTCCTGGGTCGAGCACGCGACGGAGAGCCCGGCGTGACAACCCTCTGGCGCGGCCTCCGTCGACTCGACGACCTGACCCTGGGTTGGAATCTCGCCGAACAAGCGTCGCGGGCCAGTCCCCCAACTTGTGGGTAA
- a CDS encoding NAD(P)-dependent oxidoreductase, translated as MALEIAPGKTTIGWIGTGVMGSSMCGHLMSAGYKATVYNRTKAKCAPLVEKGATEASTPKEVAAASDVIFTIVGYPKDVREVILGDSGVLAGAKPGSILVDMTTSEPKLAEEIFEAAKAKGVHAIDAPVSGGDVGAKEARLSIMIGGEEEAVATVKPLFEIMGKTIVHQGGPGAGQHTKMVNQILISTGMIGVCEALLYGHKAGLDLETVLQSVGSGAAGSWSLNNLGPRIIKGNFDPGFFVEHFIKDMGIALAESRRMGLSMPGLALAEQLYQAVAAQGYARNGTQALMLALAKLSNVDWTAKG; from the coding sequence ATGGCTCTGGAGATCGCACCGGGCAAGACGACGATTGGATGGATCGGCACGGGGGTGATGGGGTCCTCGATGTGCGGGCACCTGATGAGTGCTGGGTACAAGGCGACCGTGTACAACCGGACGAAGGCCAAGTGCGCTCCGCTGGTGGAGAAGGGGGCGACCGAGGCGAGCACGCCGAAGGAGGTGGCAGCGGCCTCGGACGTGATCTTCACGATCGTCGGGTATCCGAAGGATGTGCGGGAAGTGATTCTGGGCGATTCGGGGGTGCTGGCCGGGGCGAAGCCGGGGAGCATCCTCGTCGATATGACGACCAGCGAGCCGAAGCTGGCCGAGGAGATCTTTGAAGCGGCGAAGGCCAAGGGGGTCCACGCGATCGACGCGCCGGTCTCGGGTGGCGACGTGGGGGCGAAGGAGGCGCGCCTGTCGATCATGATCGGCGGCGAGGAGGAGGCGGTGGCGACGGTCAAGCCCCTGTTTGAGATCATGGGCAAGACCATCGTGCATCAAGGCGGGCCGGGGGCCGGCCAGCACACGAAGATGGTCAATCAGATCCTCATCTCGACCGGGATGATCGGCGTGTGTGAGGCCTTGCTGTATGGCCACAAGGCGGGCCTGGACCTGGAGACGGTGCTTCAGAGCGTCGGCTCGGGGGCGGCGGGGTCGTGGAGCCTGAACAACCTGGGGCCAAGGATCATCAAGGGGAACTTTGATCCGGGCTTCTTTGTCGAGCACTTCATCAAAGACATGGGGATCGCCCTGGCCGAATCGCGCCGGATGGGCCTGTCGATGCCGGGCCTCGCCCTGGCCGAGCAGCTTTATCAGGCCGTGGCCGCGCAGGGGTACGCCCGGAATGGGACGCAAGCGTTGATGCTGGCCCTGGCGAAGCTGTCGAACGTGGACTGGACGGCGAAGGGTTGA